A part of Chitinimonas koreensis genomic DNA contains:
- a CDS encoding ABC transporter ATP-binding protein has translation MAEVVLRDVRKFFNDSEIIRGVDLNIGAGEFTVFVGPSGCGKSTLLRMIAGLEDISAGELHIGGSRADTLPPARRGVAMVFQSYALYPHMSVYDNMAFGLKLAKEDGNEVRARVTRAAEVLQLGHLLQRKPRELSGGQRQRVAIGRAIVRKPRVFLFDEPLSNLDAALRVQMRIELANLHKQLGTTMIYVTHDQVEAMTLADKIVVLNRGQVEQVGAPLELYNRPRNLFVAGFLGSPKMNFIDGRLDRIEAGLAVVDLPGGATLRLAVDAAGATPGDAVTVGVRPEHFEPATSGASLVGTVKVIEHLGDQVYAYVDVPGTRDGLLVVRLEPETAVRAGDVLALAIPAAQCHLFDAGGTAFARRAALNS, from the coding sequence ATGGCTGAGGTCGTGCTGCGCGACGTGCGCAAGTTCTTCAACGACAGCGAGATCATCCGCGGCGTGGACCTGAACATCGGCGCCGGCGAATTCACCGTCTTCGTCGGCCCCTCGGGCTGCGGCAAGTCCACCCTGTTGCGCATGATCGCCGGGCTGGAGGACATCTCGGCCGGCGAGCTGCACATCGGCGGCAGCCGCGCCGATACGCTGCCGCCGGCGCGGCGCGGAGTGGCGATGGTGTTCCAGAGCTATGCGCTCTACCCGCACATGTCGGTCTACGACAACATGGCCTTCGGCCTGAAGCTGGCCAAGGAGGACGGCAACGAGGTGCGCGCCCGCGTCACCCGCGCCGCCGAGGTGCTGCAGCTGGGCCACCTGCTGCAGCGCAAGCCGCGCGAGCTGTCGGGCGGCCAGCGCCAGCGCGTGGCGATCGGCCGCGCCATCGTGCGCAAGCCGCGGGTGTTCCTGTTCGACGAGCCCCTGTCCAACCTCGACGCGGCGCTTCGGGTGCAGATGCGGATCGAGCTGGCCAACCTGCACAAGCAGCTCGGCACCACCATGATCTACGTGACCCACGACCAGGTCGAGGCGATGACGCTGGCCGACAAGATCGTGGTGCTCAACCGCGGCCAGGTCGAGCAGGTCGGCGCGCCGCTCGAGCTCTACAACCGGCCGCGCAACCTGTTCGTGGCCGGCTTCCTCGGCTCGCCCAAGATGAATTTCATCGACGGCCGGCTCGACCGCATCGAAGCCGGCCTCGCGGTGGTCGACCTGCCCGGCGGCGCCACGCTGCGGCTGGCGGTCGACGCCGCCGGCGCCACGCCGGGCGACGCCGTCACCGTCGGCGTGCGGCCCGAGCATTTCGAGCCGGCGACCTCGGGCGCCAGCCTGGTCGGCACGGTCAAGGTGATCGAGCACCTGGGCGACCAGGTCTATGCCTACGTCGACGTGCCCGGCACCCGCGACGGCCTCTTGGTGGTGCGGCTGGAGCCCGAGACCGCGGTGCGCGCCGGCGACGTGCTGGCGCTGGCGATCCCGGCGGCGCAGTGCCACCTGTTCGATGCCGGCGGCACCGCGTTCGCGCGGCGCGCGGCGCTGAATTCGTAA
- a CDS encoding alpha-glucosidase family protein, with amino-acid sequence MQAQVQSGQPDWWRGGVIYQIYPRSFADSDGDGVGDLPGITARLDHVAKLGVDAVWLSPFFKSPMKDFGYDVSDYRAVDPLFGTLDDFDALVSHAHGLGLKVMIDLVMSHSSDQHPWFQQSRQDRDNPRADWYVWADARPDGTPPNNWLSLFGGSAWQWDSRRGQYYLHNFLTSQPDLNFHNPVVRRQMLDEVEFWLQRGVDGLRLDVVNFYFHDAELRDNPAAPRGEARADGVPLNNPYAWQHHLYDKTRPENLDFLRELRALLDRYPGSTSVGEIGSDDPLGTMAEYTAGGRLHMAYTFNLLTPEFSAAHVRRTIAEMEARIGSGWPCWSIGNHDIARVMTRWGGAAADPALAKVLMAMLLSLRGSVCIYQGEELALTEADIPFERLRDPYGITFWPEFKGRDGCRTPMPWQADAPHAGFSAAEPWLPIPAEHLARAVDRQVADPASPLHAYRAFLAWRSRRPALQRGSIALLDSPGETLLWLREYGGERLLCAFNLAATPVELALPAGSTGTLLSGHGFQAGLDAGRLALPGYGAAFITLEGAEHHG; translated from the coding sequence ATGCAAGCCCAGGTCCAATCCGGCCAGCCCGACTGGTGGCGCGGTGGCGTCATCTACCAGATATATCCGCGCAGCTTCGCCGACAGCGACGGCGACGGCGTGGGCGACCTGCCCGGCATCACCGCCCGGCTCGACCACGTCGCCAAGCTCGGCGTCGACGCGGTCTGGCTGTCGCCGTTCTTCAAGTCGCCGATGAAGGATTTCGGCTATGACGTGTCGGACTACCGCGCGGTCGATCCGCTGTTCGGCACGCTCGACGACTTCGACGCGCTGGTCAGCCATGCCCACGGCCTGGGCCTGAAGGTGATGATCGACCTGGTGATGAGCCACTCGTCCGACCAGCACCCGTGGTTCCAGCAAAGCCGCCAGGACCGCGACAATCCGCGCGCCGACTGGTACGTCTGGGCCGACGCCAGACCGGACGGCACCCCGCCCAACAACTGGCTGTCGCTGTTCGGCGGCAGCGCCTGGCAGTGGGACAGCCGGCGCGGCCAGTACTACCTGCACAATTTCCTGACCAGCCAGCCCGACCTGAACTTCCACAATCCGGTGGTGCGCCGGCAGATGCTCGACGAGGTCGAGTTCTGGCTGCAGCGCGGCGTCGACGGGCTGCGGCTGGACGTGGTGAACTTCTATTTCCACGATGCCGAGCTGCGCGACAACCCGGCCGCGCCGCGCGGCGAGGCCCGCGCCGACGGCGTGCCGCTGAACAACCCCTATGCCTGGCAGCACCACCTGTACGACAAGACCCGGCCCGAGAACCTCGACTTCCTGCGCGAGCTGCGCGCGCTGCTCGACCGCTACCCGGGCAGCACCAGCGTCGGCGAGATCGGCTCGGACGACCCGCTCGGCACCATGGCCGAGTACACCGCGGGTGGCAGGCTGCACATGGCCTATACCTTCAACCTGCTGACGCCCGAATTCAGCGCGGCCCACGTGCGCCGCACCATCGCCGAGATGGAGGCGCGCATCGGCAGCGGCTGGCCGTGCTGGTCGATCGGCAACCACGATATCGCCCGCGTGATGACGCGCTGGGGCGGCGCGGCGGCCGACCCGGCGCTGGCCAAGGTGCTGATGGCGATGCTGCTGTCGCTGCGCGGCAGCGTGTGCATCTACCAGGGCGAGGAGCTGGCGCTGACCGAGGCCGACATCCCGTTCGAGCGGCTGCGCGACCCCTACGGCATCACCTTCTGGCCCGAATTCAAGGGCCGCGACGGCTGCCGCACGCCGATGCCGTGGCAGGCCGACGCGCCGCACGCCGGCTTCTCGGCCGCCGAGCCGTGGCTGCCGATCCCGGCCGAGCACCTGGCCCGCGCGGTCGACCGCCAGGTCGCCGACCCGGCCTCGCCGCTGCACGCCTACCGCGCCTTCCTGGCCTGGCGCAGCCGCCGGCCGGCGCTGCAGCGCGGCAGCATCGCGCTGCTCGATTCGCCCGGAGAGACGCTGCTGTGGCTGCGCGAATACGGCGGCGAACGCCTGCTGTGCGCCTTCAACCTGGCCGCTACGCCGGTCGAGCTGGCGCTGCCGGCCGGCAGCACGGGGACATTGCTGAGCGGCCATGGCTTCCAGGCCGGGCTCGACGCCGGCCGCCTCGCGCTGCCCGGCTACGGCGCGGCGTTCATCACTCTCGAAGGAGCGGAACACCATGGCTGA
- the imuA gene encoding translesion DNA synthesis-associated protein ImuA, producing the protein MQAALAEVLKHPGIWRGDGFSQAVPATVDCRHAELAALLPGGGWPQAAVTELVASRAGCGELKLLLPALAELTRAGRQVLLIAPPHIPYAPAWQAAGVDLGRLTWVDPACENDAQWAMEQALREPACGAVVGWFGHALTDRQCRRLLVAAEAGGACGFVLRQGVPESTASPFPLRLSVNSVAGGVTVRVLKRRGSPADRPLFLPHATPARPADHAVARPVPAEPAARRAAPRAYAYAG; encoded by the coding sequence ATGCAGGCAGCCCTCGCCGAAGTCCTCAAGCATCCCGGCATCTGGCGCGGCGACGGCTTCAGCCAGGCCGTGCCCGCCACCGTCGACTGCCGCCACGCCGAACTGGCCGCGCTGCTGCCCGGCGGCGGCTGGCCGCAGGCCGCGGTGACCGAACTGGTCGCCTCGCGCGCGGGCTGCGGCGAACTCAAGCTGCTGCTGCCCGCGCTGGCCGAGCTGACCCGCGCCGGCCGCCAGGTGCTGCTGATCGCGCCGCCGCACATCCCCTACGCGCCGGCCTGGCAGGCCGCCGGGGTCGACCTCGGCCGGCTGACCTGGGTCGACCCCGCCTGCGAGAACGATGCGCAATGGGCGATGGAGCAGGCGTTGCGCGAGCCGGCCTGCGGCGCGGTGGTCGGCTGGTTCGGCCATGCGCTGACCGATCGCCAGTGCCGCCGCCTGCTGGTGGCGGCCGAAGCCGGCGGCGCTTGCGGCTTCGTGCTGCGCCAAGGCGTACCGGAATCCACCGCCTCGCCGTTCCCGCTGCGGCTCAGCGTGAACTCGGTGGCTGGCGGCGTGACCGTACGCGTGCTCAAGCGGCGCGGCTCGCCGGCCGACCGTCCCCTGTTCCTGCCCCATGCGACGCCCGCGCGTCCTGCCGATCATGCTGTGGCTCGCCCTGTACCTGCCGAACCTGCCGCTCGACGCGCTGCACCTCGCGCCTACGCCTACGCTGGCTGA
- a CDS encoding Y-family DNA polymerase: MLWLALYLPNLPLDALHLAPTPTLAEPWAVVETIERQERVIACNAMAQAEGVQVGQLRSAAQALAAGLQLTRRRPEQEAALLDSLAAWALQFTPTVCLDPPAGLLLEIGGCLRYFQGLERLRRLVAEGLAAFGPAAMDAVAPTALAAAWLARRGGAPVVDRPAALAEALARLPLDDLPWPAERQRRLHALGLRRFGQLTALPRDGLSRRFGPGLLDEMDRARGLAPDPREAFVPAEVFDRRIVLHWATEQVEALGFVAKRLLAELAGFLAGRGLGAQQLALELCHEGKPPTGLLVGLGKPTRSADAMLAILRERLGRLALPAPVEALRLRVDALHRLDGLPLDLFGTTRAAGDFDLLLARMAARLGAEAIKTVACQPDHRPERAWRLVPAGTASPALPVGERPGWLLPEPLPLAVRDERPWHGEPLRLLGRAERIESGWWDGEAVARDYYQAEGPSGRRYWIYRQRGGDGEWYLHGLFG; the protein is encoded by the coding sequence ATGCTGTGGCTCGCCCTGTACCTGCCGAACCTGCCGCTCGACGCGCTGCACCTCGCGCCTACGCCTACGCTGGCTGAGCCCTGGGCGGTCGTCGAGACGATCGAGCGGCAGGAACGGGTGATCGCCTGCAACGCCATGGCGCAGGCCGAAGGCGTTCAGGTCGGCCAGCTGCGGTCGGCGGCCCAGGCGCTGGCGGCGGGCTTGCAGCTGACTCGGCGCCGGCCCGAGCAGGAGGCCGCGCTACTCGACAGCCTGGCCGCCTGGGCGCTGCAGTTCACGCCGACGGTCTGCCTCGATCCGCCGGCCGGCCTGCTGCTCGAGATCGGCGGCTGCCTGCGCTACTTCCAGGGGCTGGAACGGCTGCGACGGCTGGTGGCGGAAGGGCTGGCGGCGTTCGGTCCGGCGGCCATGGATGCGGTGGCGCCGACTGCGCTGGCCGCGGCCTGGCTGGCGCGGCGCGGCGGTGCGCCGGTGGTGGATCGACCGGCCGCACTGGCCGAGGCGCTCGCGCGGCTGCCGCTCGACGACCTGCCCTGGCCGGCCGAACGGCAGCGGCGCCTGCATGCGCTGGGTTTGCGCCGCTTCGGCCAGTTGACCGCCTTGCCGCGCGATGGACTGTCGCGCCGCTTCGGGCCGGGGCTGCTCGACGAGATGGATCGCGCCCGCGGCCTTGCGCCCGATCCGCGCGAGGCCTTCGTACCGGCCGAGGTGTTCGACCGCCGCATCGTGCTGCACTGGGCGACCGAGCAGGTCGAGGCGCTCGGCTTCGTCGCCAAGCGCCTGCTGGCCGAACTGGCCGGCTTCCTGGCCGGCCGCGGGCTGGGCGCGCAGCAACTGGCGCTGGAGCTGTGCCACGAGGGCAAGCCGCCGACCGGGCTGCTGGTCGGCCTGGGCAAGCCGACGCGTTCGGCCGACGCCATGCTGGCGATCCTGCGCGAGCGGCTGGGCCGGCTCGCGCTGCCGGCGCCGGTCGAGGCGCTGCGGCTGCGTGTCGACGCGCTGCACCGGCTGGACGGCCTGCCGCTCGATCTGTTCGGCACCACCCGCGCCGCCGGCGATTTCGACCTGTTGCTGGCGCGGATGGCAGCCCGGCTCGGCGCAGAGGCGATCAAGACCGTGGCCTGCCAGCCCGACCACCGGCCCGAGCGGGCCTGGCGGCTGGTGCCGGCCGGCACGGCTTCGCCTGCCTTGCCGGTCGGCGAGCGGCCGGGCTGGCTGCTGCCGGAACCCCTGCCGCTGGCGGTGCGCGACGAGCGGCCCTGGCACGGCGAACCGCTGCGGCTGCTGGGCCGGGCCGAGCGCATCGAATCGGGCTGGTGGGACGGCGAGGCGGTGGCGCGCGACTACTACCAGGCCGAAGGGCCGTCGGGCCGGCGCTACTGGATCTATCGCCAGCGCGGCGGCGACGGCGAGTGGTACTTGCATGGCCTGTTCGGCTGA
- a CDS encoding PHP domain-containing protein, giving the protein MTSTGLPDYAELHCLSNFSFQRGASQAEELVERAQARGYRALAITDECSLAGIVRAHVAAKAAGLQLIVGRNSASTTVCAWCCWHRTARRMATCRR; this is encoded by the coding sequence ATGACATCCACCGGTCTGCCGGACTACGCCGAGCTGCACTGCCTCTCCAACTTCAGCTTCCAGCGCGGCGCCTCGCAGGCCGAGGAGCTGGTCGAGCGCGCGCAGGCGCGCGGCTACCGCGCGCTGGCCATCACCGACGAATGCTCGCTCGCCGGCATCGTGCGTGCCCACGTGGCGGCCAAGGCGGCCGGGCTGCAGCTGATCGTGGGGCGGAATTCCGCCTCGACGACGGTCTGCGCCTGGTGCTGCTGGCACCGGACCGCGAGGCGTATGGCGACCTGTCGGCGCTGA
- a CDS encoding error-prone DNA polymerase, whose protein sequence is MLLAPDREAYGDLSALIATGRRQAGKGSYRLARADVAAAAARLLALWLPSAIADDPVDEADGRWFARHFAGRAWLAVELFQDAGDRERLARLRALAALCGLPCVAAGDVHMHVRSRRALQDVLTAIRLGKPVAECGMALFPNGERHLRSRLSLARIYPAELMAETVRIAERCTFSLDSLRYEYPEELVPAGSTPTRHLAALIEAGLRRRYPDGVPIAVRQQVGKELALIAELRYEPFFLTVEDAVAFARSQGILCQGRGSAANSAVCYALGITEVDPSRSALLFERFLSRERNEPPDIDVDFEHERREEVIQYLYAKYGRDRAALAATVITYRPRSTLRDLGRALGFDDGQIDRLNKTLAWWDRRDQLPQRLEEVGFDPRSRQVRLLLRLTDQLLRFPRHLSQHVGGFVISRGPLARLVPIENAAMKDRTVIQWDKDDLESLGLLKVDVLALGMLSAIRRAFDLVAAVRRQPKLTMATLPKEDPAVYRMICRADTLGVFQIESRAQMSMLPKLKPVNFYDLVVEVALVRPGPIQGGMVHPYLERREAYRQGQREFDYPSPAVRRVLERTLGIPIFQEQVMELAVVAADFTHGESDQLRRSMASWRQSGTLERFRLKLKEGMRRNGYEEHYIERILAQIEGFSEYGFPESHAASFALLVYVSAWLKRYEPAAFTCALLNSQPMGFYSPAQLVQDAARHGVEVRPVDVQHSGWDCSLEAGEHGPALRLGLRLVQGLSAEAGGRIAAARPAGGYAALGQLQRLAALDRRSLGALAEADGLAALTGHRRQARWLAGGLGGAADLTAGLDEDLAPADLPVPRLGEEIAGDYRSVGLSLRAHPVSLLRAGLRRERLLSAGEILACQDRQPARACGIVTTRQRPGTAKGTTFVTLEDETGCVNVVVWSDLAERQRKELLGARLLAVYGVVQRDGAVVHLLAKRLVDKSALLGELLVESRDFK, encoded by the coding sequence GTGCTGCTGGCACCGGACCGCGAGGCGTATGGCGACCTGTCGGCGCTGATCGCCACCGGCCGCCGCCAGGCGGGCAAGGGCAGCTACCGGCTCGCGCGCGCCGACGTGGCCGCGGCGGCCGCGCGCCTGCTCGCGCTGTGGCTGCCGTCCGCGATCGCCGACGACCCGGTCGACGAAGCCGATGGCCGCTGGTTCGCCCGGCATTTCGCCGGGCGCGCCTGGCTCGCCGTCGAGCTGTTCCAGGATGCCGGCGACCGCGAGCGGCTGGCTCGCCTGCGCGCGCTGGCCGCGCTGTGCGGACTGCCCTGCGTGGCGGCCGGCGACGTCCACATGCACGTGCGTTCGCGGCGGGCGCTGCAGGACGTGCTGACCGCGATCCGGCTCGGCAAGCCGGTGGCCGAGTGCGGCATGGCGCTGTTCCCCAACGGCGAGCGCCACCTGCGCAGCCGCCTGTCGCTGGCCCGCATCTATCCGGCCGAGCTGATGGCCGAGACGGTGCGGATCGCCGAGCGCTGCACCTTCTCGCTCGACAGCCTGCGCTACGAATACCCCGAGGAGCTGGTGCCGGCCGGCTCGACGCCGACGCGCCACTTGGCCGCGCTGATCGAGGCCGGCCTGCGCCGCCGCTATCCGGACGGCGTACCGATCGCGGTGCGGCAACAGGTCGGCAAGGAACTGGCGCTGATCGCCGAGCTGCGCTACGAGCCCTTCTTCCTCACCGTCGAGGACGCGGTCGCCTTCGCCCGCAGCCAGGGCATCCTGTGCCAGGGCCGCGGCTCGGCGGCCAACTCGGCGGTCTGCTACGCGCTCGGCATCACCGAGGTCGATCCGAGCCGGTCGGCGCTGCTGTTCGAGCGCTTCCTCTCGCGCGAGCGCAACGAGCCGCCCGACATCGACGTCGACTTCGAGCACGAGCGGCGCGAGGAGGTGATCCAGTACCTCTACGCCAAATACGGCCGCGACCGCGCCGCATTGGCCGCCACCGTGATCACCTATCGGCCGCGCAGCACGCTGCGCGACCTGGGCCGCGCGCTCGGTTTCGACGACGGCCAGATCGACCGGCTGAACAAGACGCTGGCCTGGTGGGATCGGCGCGACCAGCTGCCGCAGCGGCTGGAGGAGGTCGGCTTCGATCCGCGCAGCCGCCAGGTGCGCCTGCTGCTGCGGCTCACCGACCAGCTGCTGCGTTTTCCGCGCCACCTGAGCCAGCACGTCGGCGGCTTCGTCATCTCGCGCGGGCCGCTGGCGCGGCTGGTGCCGATCGAGAACGCGGCGATGAAGGACCGTACGGTGATCCAGTGGGACAAGGACGACCTCGAGTCGCTCGGCCTGCTCAAGGTCGACGTGCTGGCGCTCGGCATGCTCAGCGCCATCCGCCGCGCCTTCGACCTGGTGGCGGCGGTGCGGCGGCAGCCGAAGCTGACCATGGCGACGCTGCCGAAGGAGGATCCGGCGGTCTACCGCATGATCTGCCGGGCCGACACGCTCGGCGTGTTCCAGATCGAATCGCGCGCCCAGATGAGCATGCTGCCCAAGCTCAAGCCGGTGAACTTCTACGACCTGGTGGTCGAGGTCGCGCTGGTGCGGCCGGGGCCGATCCAGGGCGGCATGGTGCATCCCTACCTCGAGCGGCGCGAAGCCTACCGCCAGGGCCAGCGCGAGTTCGACTACCCGAGCCCGGCGGTGCGGCGCGTGCTCGAGCGCACGCTGGGCATCCCGATCTTCCAGGAGCAGGTGATGGAACTGGCGGTGGTCGCGGCCGACTTCACCCACGGCGAGTCGGACCAGCTGCGCCGCTCGATGGCCTCGTGGCGGCAGAGCGGCACGCTCGAGCGTTTCCGCCTCAAGCTCAAGGAAGGCATGCGGCGCAACGGCTACGAGGAGCACTACATCGAGCGCATCCTGGCGCAGATCGAGGGCTTTTCCGAATACGGCTTCCCCGAGTCGCATGCCGCCAGCTTCGCGCTGCTGGTCTACGTCTCGGCCTGGCTCAAGCGCTACGAGCCGGCGGCCTTCACCTGCGCGCTGCTCAACAGCCAGCCGATGGGCTTCTATTCGCCGGCCCAGCTGGTGCAGGACGCCGCGCGCCACGGCGTCGAGGTGAGGCCGGTCGACGTGCAGCACAGCGGCTGGGACTGCTCGCTCGAGGCGGGCGAGCACGGGCCGGCGCTGCGGCTTGGCCTGCGGCTGGTACAGGGCCTGAGCGCGGAGGCCGGCGGGCGGATCGCCGCGGCCCGGCCGGCGGGCGGCTATGCGGCCCTGGGCCAACTGCAGCGGCTGGCCGCGCTCGACCGGCGCAGCCTCGGCGCGCTGGCCGAGGCCGACGGCCTCGCCGCGCTGACCGGCCATCGGCGCCAGGCGCGCTGGCTGGCCGGCGGACTCGGCGGCGCGGCCGACCTGACGGCCGGCCTCGACGAGGACCTCGCGCCGGCCGACCTGCCGGTGCCACGCCTGGGCGAGGAGATCGCCGGCGATTACCGCAGCGTGGGGCTCAGCCTGCGCGCCCACCCGGTCAGCCTGCTGCGCGCCGGCCTGCGGCGCGAGCGGCTGCTGTCGGCCGGCGAGATCCTGGCCTGTCAGGACCGGCAGCCGGCCAGGGCCTGCGGCATCGTGACCACGCGGCAGCGGCCGGGTACCGCCAAGGGGACCACCTTCGTCACGCTCGAGGACGAGACCGGCTGCGTCAACGTGGTGGTCTGGAGCGACCTGGCCGAGCGCCAGCGCAAGGAATTGCTGGGTGCGCGGCTGCTGGCGGTCTATGGTGTGGTGCAGCGCGACGGCGCGGTGGTGCATCTGCTGGCCAAGCGCTTGGTGGATAAGTCGGCGTTATTGGGCGAATTGCTGGTCGAAAGCCGCGACTTCAAATAA
- a CDS encoding type I secretion system permease/ATPase has protein sequence MSSSTLSESEIEDSFAWHVGEHSTRYDPLLDCVVMIARIFGITTTHESLSAGLPLENNQLTPALLPRAAARAGLTARVVSRPLDDIRPGLLPAILLLKGKLACILLEWLPTGEARVRYPEGGESADVLSREELDALYTGVVFYVRPLFHFDARTPETGPVRSRHWFWSVVFQNWRLYRDSLLAALLINLFALATPLFSMNVYDRVVPNRAEETLWVLALGVLLMMGFDLALRIVRAFILDTAGKRIDVTLSARIMERVLGLRLADRPASVGSFAANLRAFESVRDFIASATITALVDLPFVLIFLLVLVWISPWLIVPPLVGIVLLLVTAMVAQQKMHELVDVTQRASAQRNATLVESLVGLETIKFMVAEGSIQQKWERATVFLAQTGSRLKLLSSATLNIATSLQQAVSVVVVMVGVYLLFDHQVSMGGIIAASMLAGRVMSPFGQVAGLMMQYQGARNGLGSVEGYMKMPTERPEDSSFLHRTRFQGRIEFKNVTFHYPNREDVALQGVSFKIRAGERVGIIGRVGSGKSTVQRLVLGLYQPTEGAVLIDGIDARQIDPAELRRAIGFVPQDINLFYGSLKENIAMGAPFADDQKILAAAEVAGVTEFADRHPQGFDMQIGERGESLSGGQRQAVGIARAVLNDAPILLLDEPSSAMDHMSEEMLKTRLRKYADGKTLILVTHRTSLLDLVDRLIVIDSGQVMADGPKAQVVEALQHGRIGRAV, from the coding sequence ATGTCGTCCTCCACCCTGAGCGAATCCGAGATTGAAGATTCCTTCGCCTGGCATGTGGGCGAGCATTCGACGCGTTACGACCCTCTGCTCGACTGCGTGGTGATGATCGCCCGCATCTTCGGCATCACCACCACCCACGAATCGCTGTCCGCCGGCCTGCCGCTCGAGAACAACCAGCTCACCCCGGCGCTGCTGCCGCGCGCTGCCGCCCGGGCCGGCCTGACCGCGCGGGTGGTGAGCCGGCCGCTCGACGATATCCGTCCGGGCCTGTTGCCGGCCATCCTGCTGCTCAAGGGCAAGCTCGCCTGCATCCTGCTCGAATGGCTGCCCACCGGCGAGGCGCGCGTGCGCTACCCCGAGGGCGGCGAATCGGCCGACGTGCTGAGCCGCGAGGAGCTCGATGCGCTCTATACCGGCGTGGTGTTCTACGTCCGGCCGCTGTTCCACTTCGACGCCCGCACGCCCGAGACCGGGCCGGTACGCAGCCGGCACTGGTTCTGGAGCGTGGTGTTCCAGAACTGGCGGCTCTACCGCGACAGCCTGCTGGCCGCGCTGCTGATCAACCTGTTCGCGCTCGCCACGCCGCTGTTCTCGATGAACGTGTACGACCGGGTGGTGCCCAACCGCGCCGAGGAAACGCTGTGGGTGCTGGCGCTCGGCGTGCTCCTGATGATGGGCTTCGACCTCGCGCTGCGCATCGTGCGCGCCTTCATCCTCGACACCGCCGGCAAGCGCATCGACGTGACGCTGTCGGCCCGCATCATGGAACGCGTGCTCGGCCTGCGGCTGGCCGACCGGCCGGCCTCGGTCGGTTCCTTCGCGGCCAATCTGCGCGCCTTCGAGTCGGTGCGCGACTTCATCGCCTCGGCCACCATCACCGCGCTGGTCGATCTACCCTTCGTGCTGATCTTCCTGCTGGTCCTGGTCTGGATTTCGCCCTGGCTGATCGTGCCGCCGCTGGTCGGCATCGTGCTGCTGCTGGTCACCGCGATGGTGGCGCAGCAGAAGATGCACGAGCTGGTCGACGTCACCCAACGCGCCTCGGCCCAGCGCAACGCGACGCTGGTGGAGAGCCTGGTCGGGCTCGAGACCATCAAGTTCATGGTGGCCGAGGGCAGCATCCAGCAGAAATGGGAGCGCGCCACCGTCTTCCTGGCCCAGACCGGCTCGCGCCTCAAGCTGCTGTCGTCGGCCACGCTCAATATCGCCACCTCGCTGCAGCAGGCGGTGTCGGTGGTGGTGGTGATGGTCGGCGTCTACCTGCTGTTCGATCACCAGGTCAGCATGGGCGGCATCATCGCCGCCTCGATGCTGGCCGGCCGCGTGATGAGCCCGTTCGGCCAGGTCGCCGGCCTGATGATGCAGTACCAGGGCGCGCGCAACGGCCTCGGCTCGGTCGAGGGCTACATGAAGATGCCGACCGAGCGGCCGGAGGATTCGTCCTTCCTGCACCGCACCCGCTTCCAGGGCCGCATCGAGTTCAAGAACGTCACCTTCCACTACCCGAACCGCGAGGACGTCGCGCTGCAGGGCGTGTCGTTCAAGATCCGCGCCGGCGAGCGCGTCGGCATCATCGGCCGGGTCGGCTCGGGCAAGTCGACGGTCCAGCGGCTGGTGCTCGGCCTCTACCAGCCGACCGAGGGCGCGGTGCTGATCGACGGCATCGATGCGCGCCAGATCGATCCGGCCGAGCTGCGCCGCGCGATCGGCTTCGTGCCGCAGGACATCAACCTGTTCTACGGCTCGCTGAAGGAAAACATCGCGATGGGGGCGCCTTTCGCCGACGACCAGAAGATCCTGGCGGCAGCCGAGGTCGCCGGCGTGACCGAGTTCGCCGACCGCCATCCGCAGGGTTTCGACATGCAGATCGGCGAGCGCGGCGAATCGCTGTCCGGCGGCCAGCGCCAGGCGGTCGGCATCGCCCGCGCGGTGCTCAACGATGCGCCGATCCTGCTGCTGGACGAGCCGAGCAGCGCGATGGACCACATGAGCGAAGAGATGCTGAAGACCCGGTTGCGCAAGTATGCCGACGGCAAGACGCTGATCCTGGTCACCCACCGCACCTCGCTGCTCGACCTGGTCGACCGCCTGATCGTGATCGACAGCGGCCAGGTGATGGCCGACGGTCCCAAGGCCCAGGTGGTCGAGGCGCTGCAGCACGGCCGGATCGGACGGGCGGTATGA